The Imtechella halotolerans DNA window ATGGGGAATGGCAATGGTAAGCTTTTTTGAAAGCCATTCGCTTAACAACATTATGAAAGACCCTCCTGCAATAGGATTAATTTTTATTGCCAATCTCATACAAGCATTTGCGATGAGCACTCTTTATAATAAGTGGTCAAGTGGCACCTACTCTACCAAAAATGGTTTTGAATTTGGGGCATGGATTGGAATATTTATAGGTTTAGGTCTTGGACTACTTTGGTTCTCTACCTCTGAGCTTATGGATACAACAGGCACACTAGTAGAGGCTATAATTGATATTATTTTTTATGGAATTATAGGTGGCATCATTGGACTCACATACAGCAAAGTACACTAATTTAAGCTTCGTGTAATAGTAATTGGGGGTTATGAACAATTTCACAACCCCCAATTTATGTATAAAGTATAATTTATTACTTCTTAATTAATATGCGGTATTGCCAAGGTGAAAAATCCAACATTTTAGTCTCTTCCAAAACTACGCTTTCATTATTCATATAATCTGCATATTTTCCTGAAATCTGCATTGAAAAGGTCGTACTTTCAGCTGAAAGATTAGCTACAAAAAGTACTTCTTCACCATTTTTGGCACGAGCAAATGCTAATATGCGTTTCGCTTCTGAAGTATTTAAACGTATATAAGAGCCTGCATTCTTTCCTCCATTTAATGCATGATTTTCATTTTTAATTTTTCCCAATTTTTCATACAAAGGATACATAGTGCCTTTAGTTGTAGGCATGGTATCCTTTTCAAAAAATTTCAGTCGCTTATTCATGTTATATTCCTGGCCATTGTAAATTAGCGGCATTCCTGGCATCATATAGGTTAGTGCTGCAAATGTTTCCGCTGCTAATCCCATACGCTCAAACACTGTTCCATTCCATGAATTTTCGTCATGATTGGAAGTAAAATTCATAAAAATATCTTCAGCTTGATAACGTTCCATTTTACGTTTCATATAATCATCCCAATCCGAAACATTTTTATGACCTTTCGCTATTTCGTTCATAATATGATGTACTTCCCAACCATATCCCATATCAAAAACACTTTTTAGCAAAAAATCCTTCTCCGATTCAGCTAGCATAAAAACTGGTTTTATTGAAGTTAGTTTTGGATACACATATTCCCAAAACGACACCTTTACATTATCAGCTACATCACATCTAAAACCATCAATATTTGTTTCCTTAACCCAGTAAACCATTTCTTGCGCCATTGCATCGAAAAGGCCCTCATTATCATAGTTTAAATGTGCAACATCTGTCCAACCCCAAGACTCGCCAGTTTCAGGATTTAGTGGATCAGTAACTTCACCTTTTTCATTTTTATGGTAATATTCCGGATGCTTAGATATCCATTGATGATCCCAACCAGTGTGATTTGCTACCCAATCCAACAATACATACATTCCATTTTCATGAGCCGTAGCAACTAATTTCTTAAAATCATCCATTGTCCCATATTCAGGGTGTATAGCCGTATAATCTGTTATAGAATAATAACTCCCTTTATACTTTTGTTCCTTATTTGGCTCATCAACTTCTTCAATAGAAAGTGCACCGGTTGCCTTACGGTTTTTCAAAGAAATAGGTTGTACTGGCATAAGCCAAATAATTTTCACTCCTAACTCTTTAAGTCGAGGAATATCTTGTGTGAAAGCATTTAGCGTACCTTCAGGCGAATATTGCCTAATATTAACCTCATAAATTACTGAAGTTTCTAGGACCTGATCTGAGATTGGCTCTAGTTCAGCTACTAAAGGAGTTTCTGTTTTTGTTTCCTGATTCTTACATCCCCATAAAGTAGCGATAGATAGTACTATTAACACTATTTTTTTCATAATTAGCTTTTTAAAGTTTACTGTATAATCGTATTTTAATTTCTTTACCTTTTTCCAAAACATCAACTAAAATAGATGCTTTACCGCTTTTTTCATCCCAATGAAATTCAGTCCTTTTATTGTTTATCAACACTTTTCTTGGACGCTCATAAATATTATGAACCACAACTTCCATCCTTTTAATCTCAGAGTTATATTTTTCACCTGCTATCGACTTAAATTTAAAATTTAGACTACCCTTTTCTTTCTTAACGGAATAAAACCATTTTTCATAGACTCCTAACTCATATGCATTGGGAGTAATTCCATCATCGGTATATAGCTGCCCTTTTGATGTAGTCAAGGACGAATGATAATAGTAATGAATTTCCATTCCATCTAGGGTATAGTCCTTAGTTGATTGCACGATCTCAGCCTTTGGGATAAAACTACCTGCACGCACATAAGTTGGAATGTGCGAGGATGTAACATCAATAAGGTGTTTTGTTCCTCCCTTAAACATTTTGCCTGAATAAAAATCAAACCACCAACTTCCCTTAGGAAAATAAACTTCTTTAGTTTGTTGATTAGGCTCAGTAATTGGATAAATAAGAAAATTGCTTCCCCATAAATAACCATCGCTTTTAGCTAATAAAGTTCTATTTTCTGGTTCTTCAAAAAATAAAGGACGCATAAAAGGCAAGCCATACTGCTCGTTATCAAAAGCCAAAGTATACTGATAAGGTATTAATTGATATCTCAACTCAATAGCTTTTCTAGCTAAATCTTTTGCCCAAGAACTTCTAAATACTGGTTCCGAAGGGACATCCTCCTGCGCATGAGGTCTAAAAACCGGTTGAAAAACTCCATATTGCAACCATCTCACGTACAGTTCATCATCAAGATTATTCCCTGCAAACCCCCCCAAATCTGAATGCATATAAGCCAATCCTTGCATACCCATTTGCAAGGAAATTTCTGTTTGCCCTTTAAGCCCGCCCCAAGAACGATTTACATCTCCACTCCAAGGAATAAGACCGAAACGTTGCGACCCTGCAGCTCCAGAACGCATTAGAATAAAGGGTCGTTGATTAGGATATTCCGACCTATATCCCTCATAAACCAGTTGAGCCCAAGAATGACCATAAATATTATGAACCTCATCAGCCGAACCAATAGCGTGATATAAATTAGAAGGATGAACTTCTGGTTCTCCTAAATCCCCCCATACACCTGCAACACCCATTTCTGCTAACCTGCGATAAATTTCCCAAAACCATTGCCTCCCTTTTGGTTTAAATAGGTCTATTAACCCTGTATTACCAAAATAAAAATCATAGGTAAAGGGATTTCCAATGCTGTCTGTTGCAAGCACATTTTCCTCCACTGCCTCTTTCCATTTAGATGAAGTTGTTAATATAAATGGCTCAGTAATTGGAATCGTTTTAACACCAATTTTATCAAAATCAGCTATCATCTTCTCAAAATTAGGGAAGCTGTCTCTGTAAACTTCCAAATTCCCCAATGTTCCTTGAATATCCTTTCCAAACCAAAACAAATCTAAAATAACAGCATCAACTGGAATTTTGTCCTCACGAAATTTTACTATTGTATTCCTTGTTTCAGCCTCCGAATGGTACCCAAATCGGGAAGCAAAATTTCCAAATGCCCATCTTGGAGGTAAAGGTTGTCTACCTGTTAATGATGTATAATTAGATAAGAGTTCTTCCCAACCTCCACCAGCAATTACCTGATACGTTTTTCTTCCAGAAATGGTTTCATACGTAAGGGTATTATTGTATTTACTATCTAAATCCAAAAACCCAATGGGAGCATTATCAAAATGTAGCATATATTGCCCTGAAGAAATCACAATCGGAAGTGTATAATTCATAAGAGTAGAATGGGTTTCATATCCGTAATGGGCTCTATTATACAACTCTAATCGATTACCTCTTCTATTCATACCAAGCACTCTAGCTCCTCCTCCATATAAAACCTCATCACTTTGTAATTCAAACTCTATAGTTTCAAGAGTATCATTTTTGAAATACCCCCGTTTTTCTGAAATTAAAAAATTACCATGATAGTAGTATCTAATTTGAAAAGGTTGTTTCTGAATCCTAATGGAAAGTCCTGTTGATTCATATATCAAGTGTGATTCTGTATCAGAAACTTTATAATTAACACCTTTCGGTTGTAATACAACAGCATGAGAATCTGGAAGAAATTCTTCTCCATTTGGAATAAAGGAAGTCTCAACAATATCATAGCTATAGGGTACTATTCGATAACTTCCATCATTTACTTGAATTTCCAAAAATTGTTTATGATGTTTGAAAGAAAGCATTTGCCTGTTGATGTTTTGAGCTGATAAGCTATACAAACAAGCAATAAAAAAATATATGGAATAGGCTAACTTCATTATTCTTCCTATTTTATTTATTTTAATTACATGTTCCTTAGTTATTTTCTATCTCAATTATCATTGGGGTTTTACCTGGAATTGAAAACAATTTAGTAAGATCTACAGTTGTATCAGAGAAGATCTCATATCCTCTTGTTGCAGTCCCCAGACGTTGAGAAAAACGATCCAAAGAAAAGGTTTGAACCTCTTTATTGTTATTGATTACAATCATTACCGTTTTTTCATCAGTATACCTAAAATATACATAGACATTGGCCTGCGGAACATAATGTGTTGTTTTTCCAAAATGAATTACTTCCGAACGCTTTCTCCAATTGAGTAACTTTTTCGTAAAATCAAAATATGATTTGATATTTTCATTTCTTCCAGCTTCAACAAAAGCATTTTGCTCATCGCTTGGCCATCCACCAGGAAAATCTCTACGAATATCTCCATCACCTAGGGTCTTATTACCCTGCATCCCAATTTCATCACCATAATAGATCTGTGGAATACCTCTAATTGTTGCAATCAAAGTCATCGCGAGTTTATATTTGTTTACATCTCCATCAAAAATGGTGTACAATCGCTGTGTATCATGATTAGAGGCAAAAACCAACATATTATTAATGTCAGGATATAAAAAATCATTCGTAAAGTTCTCATAAACCCGTATCATACCTTTGTCCCACCCTTGGTCGTCCTCATCAAAAGCTTGTAATATGGCATCATGAAGAGTAAAATCCATTACCGAAGGGAGATATGAGTTATATCCCTCAATTGCACTTATCTTACTATCCTTTTGCCAATAAGATATCTGAGCCTGGTCATGCATCCATACTTCTCCAACAATATTAAAATTAGGATATTCCTCCATAATTCGTTTTGTCCATTGAGCAATCCCATATTTATCATTATACGAATAGGTATCTACTCTCAACCCATCAAGTCCTGCAAATTCAATCCACCAAATGGCATTTTGAACCATATAATTAACTACCATTGGATTTTTCTGATTCATATCGGGCATCGTTGTATCAAACCAACCATCCATACAAGCAATAGCATCTATTGTTGCAGCGTTTACATCAAACTGTGTTGTCATTCTGTAATTACTTCTTTTAAATCCTGTTTCATTATTTGCCCAATAATGAATCCAATCCTTTGAAGGTAAATCCCTAATAAGCCAATGTTTAGAGCCCCAATGATTAGTAACATAATCCATTATTAGCTTCATATTGCGATTATGAAGTTCATTTGCAAGACGTTTGTAGTCTTCATTCGTCCCAAACCTGGGATCTATTTTGTAATAGTTACTTTGAGCGTACCCATGATAAGAATAAACAGGTTCATTATCTTCCAATAAAGGTGTGCTCCATATAGCAGTCACTCCTAATTCCTCCAAATAATCCAAATGTTTAATAATCCCATCTAAATCTCCTCCATGACGGCCTCCATGTAAATCTCTATTAGCTTTCTCAGCTGTATCTTTTGTGTTATCATTTTCTACATTTCCATTGGCAAAACGATCAGGCATAAGCAAATAAACAACATCTGAACTATCAAAACCTTTACGTAAAGCAGATTCAGAAAGACGCTGTTTTAACTCATAGCTGTAGGTTGCAACCTTTTTTTTGCCTTTATTTAGATTGAAATCATACATTCCAGCTGTAAGACCTTCAGTATCAATAGTTACAAATAGGTAATTAGGATTTTCCGTTCTAGTTACTTCAACAATATTGACTCCAGACATTTCTGGTTGATATTGAGAAATATTTTTCCCATATATTAACAATTGAAGTTTGGATTCCTTCATGTCTTCCCACCAAAAAGGGGGTTCTACTCTCTCAATCTGTGCATGGAGTAATCCAGTAATAAATAGCACAGCAACATAAAATGTATTTTTCATCTCTATTTCCTAACATTTTAAATAATTAACACTCAAGCTCCTTATTGGGATGTAAAGTAATTTCCTCCCCATTAAGAATTACATTTATTGGCATGTTACCTTCTAACAAGAGCTTTACTTTTCCATGTTTTACGGTAAGCTTAACAATTACTCCTCTAAAATTTACCTTAAATGAATATGCCTCCCATTGCATAGGTATTCGAGGCTCAAAGGACATCTTATCCTCTTTGATTCGCATACCTCCAAAGCCTTCAACTATACTCATCCAAGTGCCAGCCATGGAGGTTATATGAAGTCCTTCATGCACTTCCTTATTATAATCATCTAGATCAAGACGAGAAGTGCGCAAATAGAATGTGTAAGCCTGTTCCATACGACCCAGAATTGCCGCCTGAATACTATGCACACATGGAGAAAGAGAACTTTCATGAACAGTAAATGGTTCATAAAAGTCAAAATGGCGTTCAAGTAGATCTTTGGAAAAATGATCTTCAAAAAAATAGAACCCTTGCAAAACATCGGCCTGTTTTATATATGGAGAACGTAAAATACGATCCCATGACCATTTTTGATTTATTGGACGTTGTTCCTTTGGTAAATCACTTACCGTTATTTGTGGTTTATCAAGAAAACCATCTTGTTGAAGAAAAATACCATGTTTCTCTGAATACGGGAAATACATATTCTCTGCTACTTTTATCCATTGCTGAATTTCATTTTCCGTTAATTTAGTCACCCCCATTATACGGCTATAATCTTCTGGAAATCCAGTTTTCACTTTCTCAATATGTTCAATTGCAAACTGTATACACCATTGTGCTATATAATTCGTATACCAATTATTATTTACATTATTCTCATACTCATTAGGCCCAGTAACACCGAGAATTACATATTTATTTTGAAAGGTAGAAAAAGACGCCCGTTGGTGCCAGAAACGTGCAATCCCTATCATCACCTCTAGCCCCATTTCTGGTATATAACTATAGTCACCTGTGTACCGTAAATAATTAAATATTGCGAAGGAAATGGCTCCATTACGATGGATCTCCTCAAAAGTTATTTCCCATTCATTATGACATTCTTCACCATTCATAGTCACCATAGGATATAAGGCTGCACCATTTGTAAAACCGAGCTTCTCTGCATTTTCTATAGCCTTCTCCAAATGATTATAACGATATTTTAATAAACTCCTCGCTACTTTTTCATCCTTGGTTGCCATATAAAACGGAATACAATACGCTTCGGTATCCCAGTAGGTACTCCCTCCGTACTTTTCTCCAGTAAACCCTTTTGGTCCAATATTAAGTCTATCATCTTTCCCAAGATAAGTTTGATTCAATTGAAAAATATTAAATCTAATACCTTGCTGCGCCTTTACATCTCCTTCTATAGTAATATCGGCCATCTGCCAAATAGCATCCCAAGCCTCTCTTTGTTGAGCCAGTAATTTATCAAAACCGGCTTCTAAGGCTATGGAAACTACTTTCTCTGCTGCTTCACGTAGCGTTGTTCTATCATGATTCAATGAGGTCACATAACCACCATATTTAAACAAAGTAAAAGTACTATTGACTGCAACTAGGTGTGTATAACTGTGGGCGATGTAATCAACTTTTGAATGTATTGTTTTATCAATATTAATAGGAATACTATCGATGGCTAACTCATTATGCATATAGGTACAAGCCTCAAATCTAGTTTTAAGAGTTCGAGCAGTAACACTTGTACACAATTCATCATCAAGAATCTCTATTGGTTCCCAAAATTTCTCCTCCCAATTGGTATCTTCATTTTCAATACCTGCATCTATATATGGTATGAAGGTTATTTTTGCTTCCCGATTAAGTGGGGTAACACTATAACGTATGGCCCCTAATTCATCAATCTGTAAACTCAGAAATCGAATTGACTCCACCTTAACCCTTGTTTCATCAATCATAACAGCTTCAAAAGAGCGCTTATACCACCCTTCCTTCATATTAAGTTCTCGTCTGTAATTTTCAATGCTTTTACAAGTCGCTAAATCTAGAATCTCATTATTAATCTCAACATGGATTCCTATCCAATTTGGAGCGTTCAATACTTTTGCAAAATACTCGGGATAACCGTTTTTCCACCAACCAACTCTGGTCTTATCAGGATAATAAATACCTGCAATATAACTTCCTTGAAATGTTTCTCCTGTATAATTCTCTTCAAAATTAGCACGTTGGCCCATAGCTCCATTCCCGAGACTAAAAAGACTCTCAGACGACCGTACTCTTTCGGCCTCAAATCCTTCCTCAATGATAGACCATTGGTTAGGTATAATATAATTCTGATTCATGTTGTTAGGTTGTAAGTTGTTCTAAAAATGTTAATTCAATTGATTCAAATGATTGAAATACATACTTTGCATGTTCAAGATTATCTGAGTTTCCCAATCCCACGGAGATCATTCCTGCTGTATTAGCGGCTTCAATTCCTGCTTCAGCATCTTCAAAAACAACGCATTGAGAATTTATAACACCCAACTGTTGAGCAGCAACTATAAATACTTCTGGATCAGGTTTTGCTTTGATAACTCTATTACCATCCACAATTACATTGAAAAAAGAGGATAAACCAACCTTCTCCAATATAAGAGGCGCGTTCTTACTAGCAGAACCTAATGCGATACCATACCCCTTTGATTTAAGTTTATTTAAAATATTAAACACTCCAGGTAGAATATCAGAAGCAGTCATTTGAACTACCTGTCTTAAATAGTCTTCATTCTTTTCAAACATAAGTTGCTGAAAAGTATCTTGAGAAACTTCCTTCTGAGCCCAATCCAGAATTCGATTAAGTGATTCTATTCTGCTTACCCCTTTCAATTTCTCATTATGTTGAATGGTGAGTTCAAATCCGAGTTGTTCAGCTGTCTTCCTCCATGAATTATAATGGAAATGAGCCGTATCAACTATTACTCCATCCAAATCGAAAATAAATCCTTTCTTCATCAATCCTTTTTTTATTTAAAGCATTCTTATTCTATGTCTACCGTGTAGGCTATTGCTTTTTTATTTGTAATTAATAGATTAGCTATTCCTGCTATTATAAGACTTATACCGGCTACAACCATTGCGTAAATTGCTTGCTCTCCAAGGAGTTTATAAACAAAATTAACACCTCCTAAAGCCGCAATTATTTGAGGTAAAACAATAAACATATTAAAGAGTCCCATGTATACTCCCATACGATTGGGATCTATAGAGCTTGACAACATTGCATATGGCATAGAAAGAATACTTCCCCAAGCAATTCCAACTAGTACAAAACAAAATAATAACCAGGAAGGATTGGGTATAAAATACATTCCTATAAATCCTATCCCTCCGAATAGCAGTGATATCATGTGTGTAAATTTGCGATTTAGACGTTTACGTGAGGCGTAAAAAGTTAGTACCAGTGCAAATGCCATTGAAGAAAGACCATAAACCCCCATAGCCGATCCAACCTTATCAGCGGCATCTTGATATTTCTTGTTGACCTCAAAAAATACTGCACTCTGAGCAGCATCTGTCATATCATAGGCTGATTCAACTGGCGCAGGGGCTTGGTAAATATGTTCTGTTAGAGCAGGCATTGCTAAACTCCACATAGTAAAGAAAGCAAACCAACTAAAAAACTGAATAACGCCTAATTTCTTCATTGTGGAAGGCATATTACCCATATTCTCCATAATATCTTTGAAGAAATTACCCTTAGACTCTTTCTGCATTTTTCGAAATGCCTCCATATTTTCTGGAGGGTATTCCTCTGTCGTGAAAACCGTATAAAGAATACTTACCAAAAACACGAAAGCTCCAATAGCAAAGGCTACTTTAACAGACAATGGCACGATACCCGGACCTGCCTCATTACTCACCCCTAACTGGTTAATAATCCATGGTAAATTACTTGCCACCCATGTACCTATACCTATAATTAATGTTTGAACCACAAATCCATATGATCGCTGTGATTCATGCAATTTATCAGCTACTAAGGCTCTAAAAGGTTCCATACTTATATTGATGGAAGCATCAAGAATCCATAAAAATCCCGCGGCAATCCATAAAGCAGGAGAATGTGGCACAAAAAACAATGCTAGCGAACTTAAAATTGCTCCAATTAAAAAATATGGACGTCTACGCCCCCACCTTGAATGCCAGGTTTTATCACTTAAATACCCAATAATTGGTTGAACAATTAACCCAGTAAGTGGGGCAGCAATCCATAAAAGTGGGATTGCATCTTTATCCGCACCTAGAGTTTGGAAAATTCTAGACATAAATCCGCCTTGCAACGCAAAACCGAATTGTATACCTAGAAAACCGAAACTCATATTCCAAATTTCCCAGAAACTTAAGAGACGCTTTTTCATCTATTTACATTTTTTAAAATTAATGTGTTTAGATAAGTAGACTGTTGTCTCTATCGGTCGACAAAATTGTCTTGGATACTAAAACGCTCATCAGTAAGCAGCATTCCTTAAAATGCTATATCTGATTTAGTAAAAAACATCTCCGAAAAGCTATTATGAATAGCAATAGAAAAGCGCTTCGAAGTAGTGTAATACTGCGATAAGCGTCATAACTTATCAAA harbors:
- a CDS encoding alpha-amylase family glycosyl hydrolase, which gives rise to MKKIVLIVLSIATLWGCKNQETKTETPLVAELEPISDQVLETSVIYEVNIRQYSPEGTLNAFTQDIPRLKELGVKIIWLMPVQPISLKNRKATGALSIEEVDEPNKEQKYKGSYYSITDYTAIHPEYGTMDDFKKLVATAHENGMYVLLDWVANHTGWDHQWISKHPEYYHKNEKGEVTDPLNPETGESWGWTDVAHLNYDNEGLFDAMAQEMVYWVKETNIDGFRCDVADNVKVSFWEYVYPKLTSIKPVFMLAESEKDFLLKSVFDMGYGWEVHHIMNEIAKGHKNVSDWDDYMKRKMERYQAEDIFMNFTSNHDENSWNGTVFERMGLAAETFAALTYMMPGMPLIYNGQEYNMNKRLKFFEKDTMPTTKGTMYPLYEKLGKIKNENHALNGGKNAGSYIRLNTSEAKRILAFARAKNGEEVLFVANLSAESTTFSMQISGKYADYMNNESVVLEETKMLDFSPWQYRILIKK
- a CDS encoding glycoside hydrolase family 31 protein — protein: MKLAYSIYFFIACLYSLSAQNINRQMLSFKHHKQFLEIQVNDGSYRIVPYSYDIVETSFIPNGEEFLPDSHAVVLQPKGVNYKVSDTESHLIYESTGLSIRIQKQPFQIRYYYHGNFLISEKRGYFKNDTLETIEFELQSDEVLYGGGARVLGMNRRGNRLELYNRAHYGYETHSTLMNYTLPIVISSGQYMLHFDNAPIGFLDLDSKYNNTLTYETISGRKTYQVIAGGGWEELLSNYTSLTGRQPLPPRWAFGNFASRFGYHSEAETRNTIVKFREDKIPVDAVILDLFWFGKDIQGTLGNLEVYRDSFPNFEKMIADFDKIGVKTIPITEPFILTTSSKWKEAVEENVLATDSIGNPFTYDFYFGNTGLIDLFKPKGRQWFWEIYRRLAEMGVAGVWGDLGEPEVHPSNLYHAIGSADEVHNIYGHSWAQLVYEGYRSEYPNQRPFILMRSGAAGSQRFGLIPWSGDVNRSWGGLKGQTEISLQMGMQGLAYMHSDLGGFAGNNLDDELYVRWLQYGVFQPVFRPHAQEDVPSEPVFRSSWAKDLARKAIELRYQLIPYQYTLAFDNEQYGLPFMRPLFFEEPENRTLLAKSDGYLWGSNFLIYPITEPNQQTKEVYFPKGSWWFDFYSGKMFKGGTKHLIDVTSSHIPTYVRAGSFIPKAEIVQSTKDYTLDGMEIHYYYHSSLTTSKGQLYTDDGITPNAYELGVYEKWFYSVKKEKGSLNFKFKSIAGEKYNSEIKRMEVVVHNIYERPRKVLINNKRTEFHWDEKSGKASILVDVLEKGKEIKIRLYSKL
- a CDS encoding glycoside hydrolase family 13 protein, which gives rise to MKNTFYVAVLFITGLLHAQIERVEPPFWWEDMKESKLQLLIYGKNISQYQPEMSGVNIVEVTRTENPNYLFVTIDTEGLTAGMYDFNLNKGKKKVATYSYELKQRLSESALRKGFDSSDVVYLLMPDRFANGNVENDNTKDTAEKANRDLHGGRHGGDLDGIIKHLDYLEELGVTAIWSTPLLEDNEPVYSYHGYAQSNYYKIDPRFGTNEDYKRLANELHNRNMKLIMDYVTNHWGSKHWLIRDLPSKDWIHYWANNETGFKRSNYRMTTQFDVNAATIDAIACMDGWFDTTMPDMNQKNPMVVNYMVQNAIWWIEFAGLDGLRVDTYSYNDKYGIAQWTKRIMEEYPNFNIVGEVWMHDQAQISYWQKDSKISAIEGYNSYLPSVMDFTLHDAILQAFDEDDQGWDKGMIRVYENFTNDFLYPDINNMLVFASNHDTQRLYTIFDGDVNKYKLAMTLIATIRGIPQIYYGDEIGMQGNKTLGDGDIRRDFPGGWPSDEQNAFVEAGRNENIKSYFDFTKKLLNWRKRSEVIHFGKTTHYVPQANVYVYFRYTDEKTVMIVINNNKEVQTFSLDRFSQRLGTATRGYEIFSDTTVDLTKLFSIPGKTPMIIEIENN
- a CDS encoding glycoside hydrolase family 65 protein encodes the protein MNQNYIIPNQWSIIEEGFEAERVRSSESLFSLGNGAMGQRANFEENYTGETFQGSYIAGIYYPDKTRVGWWKNGYPEYFAKVLNAPNWIGIHVEINNEILDLATCKSIENYRRELNMKEGWYKRSFEAVMIDETRVKVESIRFLSLQIDELGAIRYSVTPLNREAKITFIPYIDAGIENEDTNWEEKFWEPIEILDDELCTSVTARTLKTRFEACTYMHNELAIDSIPINIDKTIHSKVDYIAHSYTHLVAVNSTFTLFKYGGYVTSLNHDRTTLREAAEKVVSIALEAGFDKLLAQQREAWDAIWQMADITIEGDVKAQQGIRFNIFQLNQTYLGKDDRLNIGPKGFTGEKYGGSTYWDTEAYCIPFYMATKDEKVARSLLKYRYNHLEKAIENAEKLGFTNGAALYPMVTMNGEECHNEWEITFEEIHRNGAISFAIFNYLRYTGDYSYIPEMGLEVMIGIARFWHQRASFSTFQNKYVILGVTGPNEYENNVNNNWYTNYIAQWCIQFAIEHIEKVKTGFPEDYSRIMGVTKLTENEIQQWIKVAENMYFPYSEKHGIFLQQDGFLDKPQITVSDLPKEQRPINQKWSWDRILRSPYIKQADVLQGFYFFEDHFSKDLLERHFDFYEPFTVHESSLSPCVHSIQAAILGRMEQAYTFYLRTSRLDLDDYNKEVHEGLHITSMAGTWMSIVEGFGGMRIKEDKMSFEPRIPMQWEAYSFKVNFRGVIVKLTVKHGKVKLLLEGNMPINVILNGEEITLHPNKELEC
- the pgmB gene encoding beta-phosphoglucomutase: MKKGFIFDLDGVIVDTAHFHYNSWRKTAEQLGFELTIQHNEKLKGVSRIESLNRILDWAQKEVSQDTFQQLMFEKNEDYLRQVVQMTASDILPGVFNILNKLKSKGYGIALGSASKNAPLILEKVGLSSFFNVIVDGNRVIKAKPDPEVFIVAAQQLGVINSQCVVFEDAEAGIEAANTAGMISVGLGNSDNLEHAKYVFQSFESIELTFLEQLTT
- a CDS encoding MFS transporter, which translates into the protein MKKRLLSFWEIWNMSFGFLGIQFGFALQGGFMSRIFQTLGADKDAIPLLWIAAPLTGLIVQPIIGYLSDKTWHSRWGRRRPYFLIGAILSSLALFFVPHSPALWIAAGFLWILDASINISMEPFRALVADKLHESQRSYGFVVQTLIIGIGTWVASNLPWIINQLGVSNEAGPGIVPLSVKVAFAIGAFVFLVSILYTVFTTEEYPPENMEAFRKMQKESKGNFFKDIMENMGNMPSTMKKLGVIQFFSWFAFFTMWSLAMPALTEHIYQAPAPVESAYDMTDAAQSAVFFEVNKKYQDAADKVGSAMGVYGLSSMAFALVLTFYASRKRLNRKFTHMISLLFGGIGFIGMYFIPNPSWLLFCFVLVGIAWGSILSMPYAMLSSSIDPNRMGVYMGLFNMFIVLPQIIAALGGVNFVYKLLGEQAIYAMVVAGISLIIAGIANLLITNKKAIAYTVDIE